A window of the Phycisphaeraceae bacterium genome harbors these coding sequences:
- a CDS encoding FAD-dependent oxidoreductase: MITSTWRPAERMADAADQSIFPVLPDHLLKVIAERATCTCFDGGEMIFAQGMRNAPFYVLESGRVVFFDRNQSDRETYFSSVTKGMFIGDLSMFTGEPTVAECRAIEPTRVLQLSIEQLRELVRDNSEAGDLVLRTFMARRDWLEGQGYGQIQILGPGSCPGTYTLREFLGRNQIPFNWQDPETNDDAKLLVDQFGVGPREFPVLVREGTVYRNPDIRAIARCMGLLPELSDDIYDLAVIGAGPGGLAAAVYGSSEGLNTVVIDGTAPGGQAGTSSKIENYLGFTTGISGRDLAREAVLQARKFGATLCSPVHVEDIDCRGAYKTITLDDNTKVRARAVILAMGARYRTLGLDDCSRFEGVGLYYAAGHLEAIHCRQQPVVVVGGGNSAGQAAIFLSQHASKVSIVIRRSSLSATMSNYLIQRITREPNIELITDAQLTALRGNDHLEQIELTSKNKTRSIDCAALFAMIGADPQTQWLDGCCALDGKGFIVTGREAVDHPARQEHWLQNGRAPERDSDYLETTRPGIFAVGDVRSGSVKRVATAVGEGSMAIALVHRYLEEQRVTTNT; this comes from the coding sequence ATGATCACGTCGACCTGGCGACCCGCTGAGCGAATGGCCGATGCGGCGGACCAGAGCATCTTCCCAGTCCTCCCCGATCACCTGCTCAAAGTCATCGCTGAGCGTGCCACCTGCACCTGCTTTGATGGTGGTGAGATGATCTTCGCTCAGGGCATGCGCAACGCCCCCTTCTACGTCCTCGAATCAGGACGCGTCGTTTTCTTCGACCGCAATCAGTCCGATCGCGAGACCTACTTCTCCTCCGTGACCAAAGGCATGTTCATCGGCGACCTGTCGATGTTCACAGGCGAACCCACCGTCGCGGAATGTCGCGCGATCGAACCCACCCGCGTCCTCCAACTCAGCATCGAACAACTCCGCGAGCTCGTCCGCGACAACAGCGAAGCTGGCGACCTGGTCCTCCGCACTTTCATGGCTCGACGCGACTGGCTCGAAGGCCAGGGCTACGGGCAAATCCAGATCCTCGGACCCGGCTCATGCCCCGGCACCTACACACTCCGTGAGTTCCTGGGCAGAAACCAGATCCCATTCAACTGGCAGGACCCCGAGACCAACGACGATGCCAAGCTCCTGGTCGATCAGTTCGGGGTAGGCCCACGCGAGTTTCCCGTCCTCGTCCGTGAAGGAACGGTCTACAGAAATCCCGACATCCGCGCCATCGCCCGCTGCATGGGATTGCTACCTGAACTAAGCGACGATATCTACGATCTGGCTGTCATCGGCGCAGGACCAGGTGGACTCGCCGCCGCCGTCTACGGTTCCAGCGAAGGCCTCAACACCGTCGTCATCGACGGCACGGCCCCAGGCGGGCAGGCTGGCACCTCGAGTAAGATCGAGAACTACCTCGGCTTCACCACGGGCATCAGCGGGCGCGACCTCGCCCGCGAAGCCGTCCTCCAGGCCCGCAAGTTCGGTGCCACGCTCTGCAGCCCCGTCCATGTCGAAGACATCGATTGCCGAGGCGCTTACAAGACCATCACGCTTGATGACAACACCAAGGTCCGTGCGCGAGCCGTGATCCTCGCCATGGGGGCCAGGTACCGCACTCTCGGCCTCGACGATTGCTCCAGATTCGAGGGCGTCGGTCTCTACTACGCGGCTGGACACCTCGAAGCCATCCACTGCCGACAACAGCCTGTTGTGGTGGTCGGTGGCGGGAACTCTGCAGGTCAGGCCGCCATCTTCCTTAGCCAACACGCATCAAAAGTCTCCATCGTGATCCGCAGAAGCAGCCTCTCCGCCACGATGTCCAACTACCTCATCCAACGCATCACGCGAGAGCCCAACATCGAGCTGATCACCGACGCACAACTCACCGCTCTGCGTGGCAACGATCACCTGGAACAGATCGAGCTGACCAGCAAGAACAAGACCAGGTCCATCGACTGCGCCGCCCTCTTCGCCATGATCGGAGCCGATCCCCAGACTCAGTGGCTCGACGGCTGCTGCGCCCTGGACGGCAAGGGCTTCATCGTCACCGGACGCGAAGCGGTCGACCACCCGGCACGCCAAGAGCACTGGTTACAAAACGGTCGGGCACCCGAACGTGATTCCGATTACCTCGAAACCACCCGACCCGGCATCTTCGCCGTCGGCGACGTCCGAAGCGGGTCCGTCAAGAGAGTCGCCACCGCCGTGGGTGAAGGCTCTATGGCCATCGCCCTCGTCCATCGCTACCTTGAGGAACAACGAGTCACCACCAACACCTGA